The Nitrospinaceae bacterium genome window below encodes:
- the nadE2 gene encoding putative glutamine-dependent NAD(+) synthetase codes for MKVKSTSKRKQPASSVPPIALRVAVAQINAIVGNFKYNTDKVKTWVREARKWEADVVLFPELTITGYPPEDLLLKEDFIQKNLAALKKMIPHIKGITAIIGYVEPIRGRLYNSAALVSDGKLVGSYRKTCLPNYGVFDEKRYFHEGTGLVRFTQKGVTLGVTVCEDLWFADGPGKQLCREGNVDVLLNISSSPYHKGKGLGREEMIRSRARQYKSFVVYANLVGGQDELVFDGQSLVIGPSGKLIAHGNSFVEEMMVVDLAIPRKSGRKKATPSKLSGIKTYNIALKEKPDSYKKPLPEREFRRREEMEEVYEALVLGTRDYILKNGFQKVVIGLSGGVDSAMTAVIAKDALGAENVVGVLMPSPHSSQGSVDDSLQLAANLNIETLTLPIEEAMRAYRGILSEAFPGTASDIAEENIQARIRGNLLMALSNKFGWLVLTTGNKSEYSVGYCTLYGDMAGGFAVLKDVPKVWVYELGWWVNRRDGQTTVPEDILTKEPSAELKPDQKDTDSLPPYPLLDKVLARYIEDDRSMKKLLGLGLPASEVRRIVRMVDSNEYKRRQGPPGVKITPKAFGKDRRLPITNHFKG; via the coding sequence TTGAAAGTTAAATCAACCAGCAAACGCAAACAACCCGCTTCATCCGTTCCCCCGATTGCGCTTCGGGTGGCGGTGGCGCAGATCAATGCCATTGTGGGGAACTTCAAGTACAACACGGACAAGGTGAAAACCTGGGTGCGTGAGGCCCGCAAATGGGAAGCTGATGTCGTCCTGTTTCCGGAATTGACGATTACAGGATATCCGCCGGAAGATCTTTTATTAAAAGAAGATTTTATCCAGAAAAATCTTGCCGCCCTCAAGAAAATGATTCCCCACATAAAAGGCATCACCGCGATCATTGGATATGTCGAACCGATACGCGGCAGGCTTTACAATTCCGCCGCTCTGGTTTCCGATGGAAAACTTGTGGGCAGTTACCGTAAGACCTGCCTTCCCAATTATGGTGTCTTTGATGAGAAGCGCTATTTTCATGAAGGGACAGGTCTGGTGCGTTTCACGCAAAAAGGAGTGACGCTGGGGGTGACGGTGTGCGAGGATCTCTGGTTTGCCGACGGGCCGGGGAAACAACTCTGCCGGGAAGGAAATGTGGATGTCCTGCTCAATATTTCGTCTTCCCCTTACCACAAAGGAAAAGGTTTAGGGCGGGAAGAGATGATCCGCTCCCGCGCACGGCAGTACAAATCTTTTGTCGTGTACGCAAATCTGGTGGGCGGCCAGGACGAACTGGTTTTCGATGGACAGAGTCTGGTGATCGGCCCGTCTGGAAAACTGATCGCACATGGGAATTCGTTTGTGGAAGAGATGATGGTGGTCGACCTTGCGATTCCGCGAAAATCTGGCAGGAAAAAGGCCACTCCGTCGAAATTGTCCGGCATTAAAACTTACAACATTGCCCTTAAAGAAAAGCCGGACTCTTATAAAAAACCACTGCCGGAAAGGGAGTTCAGGAGGCGCGAGGAAATGGAGGAGGTCTACGAGGCTCTGGTTCTCGGCACCCGCGATTATATTTTAAAAAATGGATTTCAAAAAGTGGTCATCGGCTTGAGCGGCGGGGTGGATTCCGCCATGACGGCGGTGATCGCCAAAGACGCGCTGGGTGCGGAAAATGTCGTGGGGGTGCTGATGCCATCTCCCCACTCGTCTCAAGGGAGCGTGGACGATTCCCTGCAACTGGCGGCGAACCTGAATATCGAGACGCTGACACTGCCCATTGAAGAAGCGATGCGCGCGTACCGGGGCATTTTGTCGGAAGCTTTTCCGGGAACAGCTTCGGATATTGCGGAAGAGAATATTCAGGCACGGATTCGCGGCAATTTGTTGATGGCCCTTTCCAACAAGTTCGGCTGGCTGGTGTTGACCACAGGCAATAAAAGCGAGTACAGCGTCGGCTACTGCACGCTGTATGGCGATATGGCCGGGGGATTCGCGGTCTTAAAGGATGTTCCGAAGGTTTGGGTTTATGAGCTCGGGTGGTGGGTCAACCGGAGAGACGGTCAAACCACCGTCCCGGAAGATATTCTGACCAAGGAGCCTTCCGCGGAACTCAAGCCCGATCAGAAAGACACCGACTCTCTGCCGCCTTATCCTTTGCTGGACAAAGTATTGGCACGCTACATAGAAGATGACCGGTCGATGAAAAAACTGCTGGGACTCGGGCTTCCTGCCAGTGAAGTCAGGCGGATCGTTCGCATGGTGGACAGCAATGAATACAAACGCCGGCAGGGGCCTCCGGGCGTCAAAATCACTCCCAAGGCTTTTGGTAAAGACCGCAGACTTCCGATCACCAATCATTTTAAGGGATGA
- a CDS encoding glyoxalase, whose protein sequence is MKKKIGVVLSGCGVYDGAEIHESVITLLAIDRAGAEAICMAPNVDQMHVVNHLTGEEMKGEKRNVLVEAARIARGDIKDIATVKADDIDALFFPGGFGAAKNLSDFAVNGENCDVHPEVMRLVKEFAQKQKPQGVACIAPAMFAKIYEGESVHPTLTIGNDKDTSEKIEKMGSHHQDCAVQDVVLDKANKIVSTPAYMLGQNISEVADGIEKSVKELVKMI, encoded by the coding sequence ATGAAAAAGAAAATTGGCGTTGTGTTGTCTGGGTGCGGCGTGTACGACGGCGCGGAAATTCATGAATCGGTCATCACCCTTCTGGCGATCGACCGGGCGGGAGCGGAAGCCATCTGTATGGCTCCCAATGTCGACCAGATGCATGTGGTCAATCACCTGACCGGTGAAGAAATGAAAGGTGAAAAAAGAAACGTTCTGGTGGAAGCGGCCCGCATCGCGCGTGGCGACATTAAGGACATTGCCACGGTGAAGGCGGACGATATCGATGCGCTGTTTTTTCCCGGCGGGTTCGGCGCCGCCAAGAACTTAAGTGATTTCGCCGTCAACGGAGAAAATTGCGACGTGCATCCGGAAGTGATGCGCCTGGTGAAAGAATTTGCCCAAAAACAAAAGCCGCAGGGGGTGGCCTGCATCGCCCCGGCCATGTTCGCGAAAATTTACGAGGGAGAGTCCGTGCATCCCACATTGACCATCGGTAACGACAAGGACACTTCGGAAAAAATCGAGAAAATGGGCAGTCATCATCAGGACTGTGCGGTTCAGGATGTGGTTTTGGATAAGGCCAATAAAATCGTGTCCACTCCCGCATACATGCTGGGGCAGAACATCTCGGAAGTGGCCGACGGCATCGAGAAAAGCGTTAAAGAACTGGTCAAGATGATTTGA
- a CDS encoding glucose-1-phosphate thymidylyltransferase: protein MIATENFFDSLKDFTHPEIFADSEWLWEPLKTLDRSIESLIRENSGNAERSDALEGTLISNPADHGNARIGKSLVVTQWIEIKTPILLETLGILIGPGTVLEPSAILKGPMIIGANCEIRQGAYIRGNAIIGNHCVIGHATEIKNSIVMNHSEAGHFNYIGDSILGRHVNMGAGSRLANLQFRTAAEKDREEQIFPEIPALIEDDTVATGLNKFGAIIGDNVEVGCNAVLCPGALVGKDNWVYPNSVLPKGYYPPGSILAHTNRKPKISGK from the coding sequence ATGATCGCAACTGAAAATTTTTTCGACTCTTTAAAGGACTTCACTCACCCTGAGATTTTTGCCGACAGCGAATGGCTCTGGGAGCCCTTAAAAACCCTGGACCGATCCATAGAAAGTCTGATCCGGGAAAATTCAGGGAACGCTGAGCGGTCGGATGCGCTGGAAGGAACCCTGATTTCCAATCCAGCCGACCACGGCAACGCTAGAATTGGCAAAAGTTTGGTCGTCACTCAATGGATAGAAATAAAAACTCCGATCCTGCTGGAAACCCTGGGAATCCTGATCGGTCCGGGAACGGTCCTGGAACCGTCGGCCATCCTCAAAGGTCCCATGATCATCGGAGCGAACTGTGAAATCCGGCAGGGCGCTTACATTCGCGGCAATGCCATTATTGGAAATCATTGTGTCATAGGGCACGCCACCGAAATCAAAAACAGCATCGTGATGAACCACAGCGAGGCCGGGCATTTCAATTATATCGGCGACAGTATCTTAGGAAGGCATGTCAACATGGGGGCAGGCTCCAGGCTGGCCAATCTGCAGTTTCGTACCGCCGCTGAAAAAGACCGGGAAGAGCAAATCTTCCCCGAAATTCCCGCCCTCATTGAAGATGATACCGTTGCCACAGGTCTCAATAAATTTGGCGCGATCATAGGGGATAATGTAGAAGTGGGTTGCAACGCGGTGCTTTGCCCCGGAGCTCTGGTGGGCAAGGACAACTGGGTCTATCCCAACTCCGTATTGCCCAAGGGATATTACCCGCCGGGTTCGATTCTGGCGCACACAAACCGGAAACCAAAAATTTCCGGGAAATGA
- a CDS encoding dTDP-glucose 4,6-dehydratase: protein MSDREKNILVTGGAGFIGSNFINYLHRHHPGYKILLLDALTYAGNLDSINHAIKSNGHFQFYHGNVTHPDIVNSLVAKSDIVVHFAAESHVTRSIYDNSLFFETDVIGTQVLANAIVNHPVELFVHISSSEVYGTSIASPMDEDHPLNPMSPYAAAKAGADRLVYSYVQTYDIPAVIVRPFNNYGPCQHLEKAIPNFIVSALKDQPLTLHGSGESLRDWIFVEDTCEALSRILHADRKKVAGETINLGTGVDTSINEIARKILNILNLPESMIEYVADRPGQVSRHISSKDKAKRLLDWETKVSLDEGLERTVEFYTRNREWWNKFLWMKELWGVNS from the coding sequence ATGAGTGACCGAGAAAAAAACATTCTGGTAACGGGCGGCGCGGGTTTTATTGGCAGCAATTTCATCAATTATCTGCACAGGCATCATCCCGGTTATAAAATCCTTCTGCTGGATGCTCTGACTTACGCCGGTAATCTGGACAGCATCAATCACGCGATCAAGTCCAACGGTCATTTTCAGTTTTACCACGGCAACGTCACTCATCCGGATATCGTCAATTCCCTGGTCGCCAAAAGCGATATCGTCGTGCATTTCGCGGCGGAGTCGCACGTAACGCGGTCGATCTACGACAATTCCCTGTTTTTTGAAACGGATGTCATCGGCACCCAGGTTCTGGCTAATGCCATCGTCAACCATCCGGTGGAGTTGTTCGTTCATATTTCCTCATCGGAAGTTTACGGGACCTCGATCGCCAGCCCGATGGATGAAGACCATCCGCTCAACCCGATGAGCCCTTACGCGGCGGCCAAGGCAGGGGCGGATCGATTGGTCTATTCCTATGTGCAGACTTACGATATCCCGGCGGTCATTGTGCGCCCGTTCAACAACTATGGCCCTTGCCAGCACCTTGAAAAGGCCATTCCCAATTTCATCGTCAGCGCCCTCAAGGATCAGCCGCTGACTTTGCACGGGTCGGGCGAAAGTTTGCGCGACTGGATCTTTGTTGAGGATACCTGCGAGGCGTTGTCCCGCATTCTGCATGCCGACAGAAAAAAGGTGGCCGGGGAAACCATTAATCTTGGAACGGGAGTGGACACTTCTATCAACGAGATCGCCCGGAAAATCCTCAATATTTTGAATCTGCCGGAGAGTATGATTGAATATGTAGCGGACCGCCCCGGGCAGGTTTCAAGACATATTTCCAGTAAGGACAAAGCCAAGCGGTTGCTCGACTGGGAAACGAAAGTTTCGCTTGATGAGGGCCTTGAGCGTACGGTTGAGTTTTACACCCGCAACCGGGAATGGTGGAACAAGTTTCTGTGGATGAAGGAACTCTGGGGCGTCAATTCATAA